Proteins encoded in a region of the Magallana gigas chromosome 8, xbMagGiga1.1, whole genome shotgun sequence genome:
- the LOC105333474 gene encoding probable sodium/potassium-transporting ATPase subunit beta-3: MASSASTGVETAATVSPSNPSLRQRVNDFCTFLYNSEEGSVLGRTGKSWAQIGIFYLIYYSCLSAFFAGMMAIFYQTLDWNYPRLQGPDTLLKQNPGIGFRPIPDVQSTLVRFVKADASTYSPYTDHIQAFLEYYENQNLNPQDGGTVADCDSVTGRRPEKDWDKPCRFDLTANLGADCVKQQTFGFDDGMPCILLKLNKIFDWQPESFTNDTVPSEVADLWEPYHVTVKCEGENPADKDNIGPIEYYPQGGFHFKYFPFRNQQAYRSPLVMARFIRPHPGVLVMVQCKAYARNIRHNQLEKAGMVHFELMVD; this comes from the exons ATGGCGTCCTCCGCTAGTACAGGTGTAGAGACTGCTGCTACAGTTTCCCCTTCCAATCCATCTCTCAGACAACGAGTTAATGATTTTTGTACCTTTTTGTACAATTCAGAAGAAGGATCTGTGCTCGGAAGAACTGGAAAGAGCTGGG CCCAGATTGGTATCTTCTATCTGATCTACTACTCATGCCTTTCCGCTTTCTTCGCTGGGATGATGGCCATCTTCTACCAGACCTTGGACTGGAACTACCCCAGACTTCAGGGACCTGATACTCTTCTCAAACAAAACCCAG GTATTGGATTCCGTCCCATTCCTGATGTGCAGTCTACTTTAGTCAGATTTGTTAAGGCTGATGCCTCCACATACTCTCCATACACTGACCACATCCAGGCTTTCCTTGAAT ACTACGAGAACCAGAACCTGAACCCCCAGGACGGAGGTACCGTGGCCGACTGTGACTCAGTGACCGGGCGCCGCCCAGAGAAGGACTGGGACAAGCCCTGCCGATTCGATCTGACCGCCAACCTGGGAGCTGATTGTGTCAAACAACAGACCTTTGGCTTTGACGATGGAATGCCATGTATTTTGCTGAAGCTCAACAAG ATCTTTGACTGGCAACCCGAGTCCTTCACCAATGACACAGTACCCTCGGAGGTAGCTGATCTGTGGGAGCCTTACCATGTCACCGTCAAGTGTGAGGGAGAG AACCCCGCTGACAAGGACAACATCGGACCCATTGAGTACTACCCACAGGGAGGATTCCACTTCAAATATTTCCCATTCCGTAACCAGCAAGCTTACCGCTCCCCATTGGTGATGGCCAGATTCATCAGGCCCCACCCAGGTGTTCTCGTCATGGTTCAATGCAAAGCTTACGCCAGGAACATCCGGCACAACCAGCTGGAGAAAGCCGGAATGGTCCACTTTGAATTGATGGTGGATTAA